Proteins encoded in a region of the Phaenicophaeus curvirostris isolate KB17595 chromosome 1, BPBGC_Pcur_1.0, whole genome shotgun sequence genome:
- the SRPK2 gene encoding SRSF protein kinase 2 isoform X2, with amino-acid sequence MSVNSEKSSSSERPEPQQKAPSAPPPPPPPPPPPLPEPTPPEPEEEILGSDDEEQEDPADYCKGGYHPVKIGDLFNGRYHVIRKLGWGHFSTVWLCWDMQGKRFVAMKVVKSAQHYTETALDEIKLLKCVRESDPNDPNKDMVVQLIDDFKISGMNGIHVCMVFEVLGHHLLKWIIKSNYQGLPIRCVKSIIRQVLQGLDYLHSKCKIIHTDIKPENILMCVDDAYVRRMAAEATEWQKAGAPPPSGSAVSTAPQQKPVGKISKNKKKKMKKKQKRQAELLEKRLQEIEELEREAERKKIEENVTSTVPSNEQEEEYHPEVKLKTADIEEVVDEEPGNDDGEAEDQDEKEDTEKENTEKDDDVEQELVNTDPTDPKWIESPKTNGHIVNGPFLLEQQIEDEDEEEEECPNPEEYNLDEPNTKSDYSYSSSYEQFNGELPNGRHKIPESQFSEFSASVFSGALESVACGSAVSEESTVTEREESSPSHDRSRTVSASSTGDLPKTKTRAADLLVNPLDPRNADKIRVKIADLGNACWVHKHFTEDIQTRQYRSIEVLIGAGYSTPADIWSTACMAFELATGDYLFEPHSGEDYSRDEDHIAHIIELLGNIPRHFALSGKYSREFFNRRDHIALIIELLGKIPRKYAMLGKYSKEFFTKKGELRHITKLKPWSLFDVLVEKYGWPPEDAAQFTDFLIPMLEMVPEKRASAGECLRHPWLNS; translated from the exons gcCAGAGCCTCAGCAGAAAGCTCCCTCtgcacctccacctccacccccacccccacctccACCCCTGCCAGAACCCACCCCTCCAGAGCCAGAGGAGGAGATTTTAGGGTCCGATGATGAGGAGCAAGAGGATCCCGCAGATTACTGTAAAG gaGGCTATCATCCAGTGAAAATAGGTGATCTTTTCAATGGCCGGTACCACGTTATTAGAAAGTTAGGATGGGGACACTTCTCTACAGTCTGGCTGTGCTGGGATATGCA aGGGAAAAGGTTTGTTGCAATGAAAGTTGTAAAAAGTGCCCAGCATTATACAGAGACAGCCTTGGATGAAATAAAGTTGCTGAAATGT GTTCGTGAAAGTGACCCTAATGATCCCAACAAGGATATGGTTGTACAGCTAATTGATGACTTCAAAATTTCTGGAATGAATGGAATTC ATGTCTGTATGGTCTTTGAAGTACTTGGACATCATCTCCTAAaatggatcatcaagtccaattatCAAGGTCTTCCCATCCGTTGTGTAAAAAGTATAATTCGACAG GTGCTTCAGGGTCTAGATTACCTACACAGCAAGTGCAAGATCATTCATACAGATATAAAgccagaaaacattttgatgTGCGTGGATGATGCCTATGTTCGTAGAATGGCTGCTGAAGCTACCGAGTGGCAGAAAGCTGGtgctcctcctccctctggCTCAGCAG tgagCACAGCTCCACAACAAAAGCCT gttggaaaaatatccaaaaacaaaaagaaaaaaatgaagaaaaaacagaaaagacaagctGAGCTGTTAGAAAAACGCCTGCAGGAAATAGAAGAACTGGAGCGAGAAGCTGAACggaagaaaatagaagaaaatgtaaCCTCGACTGTACCATCAAATGAACAAGAAGAGGAGTACCACCCAGAGGTGAAACTAAAAACAGCTGATATAGAAGAGGTAGTAGATGAAGAGCCTGGAAATGATGATG GTGAAGCCGAAGATCAGGAtgaaaaagaagacacagagaaagaaaacactgaaaaagatgatgatgtcgaGCAGGAACTTGTCAACACTGACCCCACAGACCCTAAGTGGATAGAATCCCCCAAAACAAATGGCCATATTGTGAACGGCCCATTCCTTTTGGAACAACAGATtgaagatgaagatgaggaagaggaagaatgtCCAAACCCCGAGGAGTATAATCTTGATGAGCCAAACACAAAAAGTGATTACTCTTATAGCAGCTCCTATGAACAGTTTAACGGTGAATTGCCAAATGGACGTCATAAAATTCCTGAGTCACAGTTCTCTGAATTTTCAGCCTCAGTGTTCTCTGGGGCTCTAGAGTCTGTAGCCTGTggttctgctgtttctgaagaaTCAACTGtaactgaaagagaggagagcagCCCATCTCATGACAGGAGCAGAACAGTTTCTGCTTCAAGCACTGGGGATTTGCCAAAAA CAAAAACTCGTGCTGCTGACTTACTGGTGAATCCACTGGACCCAAGAAATGCAGATAAAATTAGAGTTAAAATTGCTGACCTGGGGAATGCCTGCTGGGTG CACAAACACTTCACAGAAGACATCCAGACGAGACAATATAGATCCATAGAGGTTTTGATAGGAGCAGGTTACAGCACTCCTGCTGATATCTGGAGTACAGCATGTATG GCGTTTGAGCTAGCGACTGGAGATTATTTGTTTGAACCACACTCTGGTGAAGACTATTCCAGGGATGAAG ACCACATAGCACACATCATAGAGCTGCTAGGCAATATCCCAAGGCACTTTGCTCTATCTGGAAAATATTCTCGGGAATTCTTCAATCGCAGAG ACCACATAGCATTGATCATTGAACTGCTGGGAAAAATCCCTCGAAAATACGCTATGTTGGGGAAATATTCCAAGGAGTTTTTCACCAAAAAAG GAGAACTTCGACACATCACCAAGCTGAAACCTTGGAGTCTTTTTGACGTGCTTGTGGAGAAGTACGGTTGGCCTCCTGAAGATGCTGCACAGTTTACAGATTTCCTGATCCCCATGCTAGAAATGGTCCCAGAAAAACGTGCTTCAGCTGGAGAATGCCTTAGGCATCCGTGGCTGAATTCTTAG
- the SRPK2 gene encoding SRSF protein kinase 2 isoform X1 — MNSRKVLALQARRRRPKQPAAAGRRDKHPAPHKKPEPQQKAPSAPPPPPPPPPPPLPEPTPPEPEEEILGSDDEEQEDPADYCKGGYHPVKIGDLFNGRYHVIRKLGWGHFSTVWLCWDMQGKRFVAMKVVKSAQHYTETALDEIKLLKCVRESDPNDPNKDMVVQLIDDFKISGMNGIHVCMVFEVLGHHLLKWIIKSNYQGLPIRCVKSIIRQVLQGLDYLHSKCKIIHTDIKPENILMCVDDAYVRRMAAEATEWQKAGAPPPSGSAVSTAPQQKPVGKISKNKKKKMKKKQKRQAELLEKRLQEIEELEREAERKKIEENVTSTVPSNEQEEEYHPEVKLKTADIEEVVDEEPGNDDGEAEDQDEKEDTEKENTEKDDDVEQELVNTDPTDPKWIESPKTNGHIVNGPFLLEQQIEDEDEEEEECPNPEEYNLDEPNTKSDYSYSSSYEQFNGELPNGRHKIPESQFSEFSASVFSGALESVACGSAVSEESTVTEREESSPSHDRSRTVSASSTGDLPKTKTRAADLLVNPLDPRNADKIRVKIADLGNACWVHKHFTEDIQTRQYRSIEVLIGAGYSTPADIWSTACMAFELATGDYLFEPHSGEDYSRDEDHIAHIIELLGNIPRHFALSGKYSREFFNRRDHIALIIELLGKIPRKYAMLGKYSKEFFTKKGELRHITKLKPWSLFDVLVEKYGWPPEDAAQFTDFLIPMLEMVPEKRASAGECLRHPWLNS, encoded by the exons gcCAGAGCCTCAGCAGAAAGCTCCCTCtgcacctccacctccacccccacccccacctccACCCCTGCCAGAACCCACCCCTCCAGAGCCAGAGGAGGAGATTTTAGGGTCCGATGATGAGGAGCAAGAGGATCCCGCAGATTACTGTAAAG gaGGCTATCATCCAGTGAAAATAGGTGATCTTTTCAATGGCCGGTACCACGTTATTAGAAAGTTAGGATGGGGACACTTCTCTACAGTCTGGCTGTGCTGGGATATGCA aGGGAAAAGGTTTGTTGCAATGAAAGTTGTAAAAAGTGCCCAGCATTATACAGAGACAGCCTTGGATGAAATAAAGTTGCTGAAATGT GTTCGTGAAAGTGACCCTAATGATCCCAACAAGGATATGGTTGTACAGCTAATTGATGACTTCAAAATTTCTGGAATGAATGGAATTC ATGTCTGTATGGTCTTTGAAGTACTTGGACATCATCTCCTAAaatggatcatcaagtccaattatCAAGGTCTTCCCATCCGTTGTGTAAAAAGTATAATTCGACAG GTGCTTCAGGGTCTAGATTACCTACACAGCAAGTGCAAGATCATTCATACAGATATAAAgccagaaaacattttgatgTGCGTGGATGATGCCTATGTTCGTAGAATGGCTGCTGAAGCTACCGAGTGGCAGAAAGCTGGtgctcctcctccctctggCTCAGCAG tgagCACAGCTCCACAACAAAAGCCT gttggaaaaatatccaaaaacaaaaagaaaaaaatgaagaaaaaacagaaaagacaagctGAGCTGTTAGAAAAACGCCTGCAGGAAATAGAAGAACTGGAGCGAGAAGCTGAACggaagaaaatagaagaaaatgtaaCCTCGACTGTACCATCAAATGAACAAGAAGAGGAGTACCACCCAGAGGTGAAACTAAAAACAGCTGATATAGAAGAGGTAGTAGATGAAGAGCCTGGAAATGATGATG GTGAAGCCGAAGATCAGGAtgaaaaagaagacacagagaaagaaaacactgaaaaagatgatgatgtcgaGCAGGAACTTGTCAACACTGACCCCACAGACCCTAAGTGGATAGAATCCCCCAAAACAAATGGCCATATTGTGAACGGCCCATTCCTTTTGGAACAACAGATtgaagatgaagatgaggaagaggaagaatgtCCAAACCCCGAGGAGTATAATCTTGATGAGCCAAACACAAAAAGTGATTACTCTTATAGCAGCTCCTATGAACAGTTTAACGGTGAATTGCCAAATGGACGTCATAAAATTCCTGAGTCACAGTTCTCTGAATTTTCAGCCTCAGTGTTCTCTGGGGCTCTAGAGTCTGTAGCCTGTggttctgctgtttctgaagaaTCAACTGtaactgaaagagaggagagcagCCCATCTCATGACAGGAGCAGAACAGTTTCTGCTTCAAGCACTGGGGATTTGCCAAAAA CAAAAACTCGTGCTGCTGACTTACTGGTGAATCCACTGGACCCAAGAAATGCAGATAAAATTAGAGTTAAAATTGCTGACCTGGGGAATGCCTGCTGGGTG CACAAACACTTCACAGAAGACATCCAGACGAGACAATATAGATCCATAGAGGTTTTGATAGGAGCAGGTTACAGCACTCCTGCTGATATCTGGAGTACAGCATGTATG GCGTTTGAGCTAGCGACTGGAGATTATTTGTTTGAACCACACTCTGGTGAAGACTATTCCAGGGATGAAG ACCACATAGCACACATCATAGAGCTGCTAGGCAATATCCCAAGGCACTTTGCTCTATCTGGAAAATATTCTCGGGAATTCTTCAATCGCAGAG ACCACATAGCATTGATCATTGAACTGCTGGGAAAAATCCCTCGAAAATACGCTATGTTGGGGAAATATTCCAAGGAGTTTTTCACCAAAAAAG GAGAACTTCGACACATCACCAAGCTGAAACCTTGGAGTCTTTTTGACGTGCTTGTGGAGAAGTACGGTTGGCCTCCTGAAGATGCTGCACAGTTTACAGATTTCCTGATCCCCATGCTAGAAATGGTCCCAGAAAAACGTGCTTCAGCTGGAGAATGCCTTAGGCATCCGTGGCTGAATTCTTAG
- the SRPK2 gene encoding SRSF protein kinase 2 isoform X4 — MNSRKVLALQARRRRPKQPAAAGRRDKHPAPHKKPEPQQKAPSAPPPPPPPPPPPLPEPTPPEPEEEILGSDDEEQEDPADYCKGGYHPVKIGDLFNGRYHVIRKLGWGHFSTVWLCWDMQGKRFVAMKVVKSAQHYTETALDEIKLLKCVRESDPNDPNKDMVVQLIDDFKISGMNGIHVCMVFEVLGHHLLKWIIKSNYQGLPIRCVKSIIRQVLQGLDYLHSKCKIIHTDIKPENILMCVDDAYVRRMAAEATEWQKAGAPPPSGSAVSTAPQQKPVGKISKNKKKKMKKKQKRQAELLEKRLQEIEELEREAERKKIEENVTSTVPSNEQEEEYHPEVKLKTADIEEVVDEEPGNDDGEAEDQDEKEDTEKENTEKDDDVEQELVNTDPTDPKWIESPKTNGHIVNGPFLLEQQIEDEDEEEEECPNPEEYNLDEPNTKSDYSYSSSYEQFNGELPNGRHKIPESQFSEFSASVFSGALESVACGSAVSEESTVTEREESSPSHDRSRTVSASSTGDLPKTKTRAADLLVNPLDPRNADKIRVKIADLGNACWVHKHFTEDIQTRQYRSIEVLIGAGYSTPADIWSTACMAFELATGDYLFEPHSGEDYSRDEDHIALIIELLGKIPRKYAMLGKYSKEFFTKKGELRHITKLKPWSLFDVLVEKYGWPPEDAAQFTDFLIPMLEMVPEKRASAGECLRHPWLNS; from the exons gcCAGAGCCTCAGCAGAAAGCTCCCTCtgcacctccacctccacccccacccccacctccACCCCTGCCAGAACCCACCCCTCCAGAGCCAGAGGAGGAGATTTTAGGGTCCGATGATGAGGAGCAAGAGGATCCCGCAGATTACTGTAAAG gaGGCTATCATCCAGTGAAAATAGGTGATCTTTTCAATGGCCGGTACCACGTTATTAGAAAGTTAGGATGGGGACACTTCTCTACAGTCTGGCTGTGCTGGGATATGCA aGGGAAAAGGTTTGTTGCAATGAAAGTTGTAAAAAGTGCCCAGCATTATACAGAGACAGCCTTGGATGAAATAAAGTTGCTGAAATGT GTTCGTGAAAGTGACCCTAATGATCCCAACAAGGATATGGTTGTACAGCTAATTGATGACTTCAAAATTTCTGGAATGAATGGAATTC ATGTCTGTATGGTCTTTGAAGTACTTGGACATCATCTCCTAAaatggatcatcaagtccaattatCAAGGTCTTCCCATCCGTTGTGTAAAAAGTATAATTCGACAG GTGCTTCAGGGTCTAGATTACCTACACAGCAAGTGCAAGATCATTCATACAGATATAAAgccagaaaacattttgatgTGCGTGGATGATGCCTATGTTCGTAGAATGGCTGCTGAAGCTACCGAGTGGCAGAAAGCTGGtgctcctcctccctctggCTCAGCAG tgagCACAGCTCCACAACAAAAGCCT gttggaaaaatatccaaaaacaaaaagaaaaaaatgaagaaaaaacagaaaagacaagctGAGCTGTTAGAAAAACGCCTGCAGGAAATAGAAGAACTGGAGCGAGAAGCTGAACggaagaaaatagaagaaaatgtaaCCTCGACTGTACCATCAAATGAACAAGAAGAGGAGTACCACCCAGAGGTGAAACTAAAAACAGCTGATATAGAAGAGGTAGTAGATGAAGAGCCTGGAAATGATGATG GTGAAGCCGAAGATCAGGAtgaaaaagaagacacagagaaagaaaacactgaaaaagatgatgatgtcgaGCAGGAACTTGTCAACACTGACCCCACAGACCCTAAGTGGATAGAATCCCCCAAAACAAATGGCCATATTGTGAACGGCCCATTCCTTTTGGAACAACAGATtgaagatgaagatgaggaagaggaagaatgtCCAAACCCCGAGGAGTATAATCTTGATGAGCCAAACACAAAAAGTGATTACTCTTATAGCAGCTCCTATGAACAGTTTAACGGTGAATTGCCAAATGGACGTCATAAAATTCCTGAGTCACAGTTCTCTGAATTTTCAGCCTCAGTGTTCTCTGGGGCTCTAGAGTCTGTAGCCTGTggttctgctgtttctgaagaaTCAACTGtaactgaaagagaggagagcagCCCATCTCATGACAGGAGCAGAACAGTTTCTGCTTCAAGCACTGGGGATTTGCCAAAAA CAAAAACTCGTGCTGCTGACTTACTGGTGAATCCACTGGACCCAAGAAATGCAGATAAAATTAGAGTTAAAATTGCTGACCTGGGGAATGCCTGCTGGGTG CACAAACACTTCACAGAAGACATCCAGACGAGACAATATAGATCCATAGAGGTTTTGATAGGAGCAGGTTACAGCACTCCTGCTGATATCTGGAGTACAGCATGTATG GCGTTTGAGCTAGCGACTGGAGATTATTTGTTTGAACCACACTCTGGTGAAGACTATTCCAGGGATGAAG ACCACATAGCATTGATCATTGAACTGCTGGGAAAAATCCCTCGAAAATACGCTATGTTGGGGAAATATTCCAAGGAGTTTTTCACCAAAAAAG GAGAACTTCGACACATCACCAAGCTGAAACCTTGGAGTCTTTTTGACGTGCTTGTGGAGAAGTACGGTTGGCCTCCTGAAGATGCTGCACAGTTTACAGATTTCCTGATCCCCATGCTAGAAATGGTCCCAGAAAAACGTGCTTCAGCTGGAGAATGCCTTAGGCATCCGTGGCTGAATTCTTAG
- the SRPK2 gene encoding SRSF protein kinase 2 isoform X3, which produces MNSRKVLALQARRRRPKQPAAAGRRDKHPAPHKKPEPQQKAPSAPPPPPPPPPPPLPEPTPPEPEEEILGSDDEEQEDPADYCKGGYHPVKIGDLFNGRYHVIRKLGWGHFSTVWLCWDMQGKRFVAMKVVKSAQHYTETALDEIKLLKCVRESDPNDPNKDMVVQLIDDFKISGMNGIHVCMVFEVLGHHLLKWIIKSNYQGLPIRCVKSIIRQVLQGLDYLHSKCKIIHTDIKPENILMCVDDAYVRRMAAEATEWQKAGAPPPSGSAVSTAPQQKPVGKISKNKKKKMKKKQKRQAELLEKRLQEIEELEREAERKKIEENVTSTVPSNEQEEEYHPEVKLKTADIEEVVDEEPGNDDGEAEDQDEKEDTEKENTEKDDDVEQELVNTDPTDPKWIESPKTNGHIVNGPFLLEQQIEDEDEEEEECPNPEEYNLDEPNTKSDYSYSSSYEQFNGELPNGRHKIPESQFSEFSASVFSGALESVACGSAVSEESTVTEREESSPSHDRSRTVSASSTGDLPKTKTRAADLLVNPLDPRNADKIRVKIADLGNACWVHKHFTEDIQTRQYRSIEVLIGAGYSTPADIWSTACMAFELATGDYLFEPHSGEDYSRDEDHIAHIIELLGNIPRHFALSGKYSREFFNRRGELRHITKLKPWSLFDVLVEKYGWPPEDAAQFTDFLIPMLEMVPEKRASAGECLRHPWLNS; this is translated from the exons gcCAGAGCCTCAGCAGAAAGCTCCCTCtgcacctccacctccacccccacccccacctccACCCCTGCCAGAACCCACCCCTCCAGAGCCAGAGGAGGAGATTTTAGGGTCCGATGATGAGGAGCAAGAGGATCCCGCAGATTACTGTAAAG gaGGCTATCATCCAGTGAAAATAGGTGATCTTTTCAATGGCCGGTACCACGTTATTAGAAAGTTAGGATGGGGACACTTCTCTACAGTCTGGCTGTGCTGGGATATGCA aGGGAAAAGGTTTGTTGCAATGAAAGTTGTAAAAAGTGCCCAGCATTATACAGAGACAGCCTTGGATGAAATAAAGTTGCTGAAATGT GTTCGTGAAAGTGACCCTAATGATCCCAACAAGGATATGGTTGTACAGCTAATTGATGACTTCAAAATTTCTGGAATGAATGGAATTC ATGTCTGTATGGTCTTTGAAGTACTTGGACATCATCTCCTAAaatggatcatcaagtccaattatCAAGGTCTTCCCATCCGTTGTGTAAAAAGTATAATTCGACAG GTGCTTCAGGGTCTAGATTACCTACACAGCAAGTGCAAGATCATTCATACAGATATAAAgccagaaaacattttgatgTGCGTGGATGATGCCTATGTTCGTAGAATGGCTGCTGAAGCTACCGAGTGGCAGAAAGCTGGtgctcctcctccctctggCTCAGCAG tgagCACAGCTCCACAACAAAAGCCT gttggaaaaatatccaaaaacaaaaagaaaaaaatgaagaaaaaacagaaaagacaagctGAGCTGTTAGAAAAACGCCTGCAGGAAATAGAAGAACTGGAGCGAGAAGCTGAACggaagaaaatagaagaaaatgtaaCCTCGACTGTACCATCAAATGAACAAGAAGAGGAGTACCACCCAGAGGTGAAACTAAAAACAGCTGATATAGAAGAGGTAGTAGATGAAGAGCCTGGAAATGATGATG GTGAAGCCGAAGATCAGGAtgaaaaagaagacacagagaaagaaaacactgaaaaagatgatgatgtcgaGCAGGAACTTGTCAACACTGACCCCACAGACCCTAAGTGGATAGAATCCCCCAAAACAAATGGCCATATTGTGAACGGCCCATTCCTTTTGGAACAACAGATtgaagatgaagatgaggaagaggaagaatgtCCAAACCCCGAGGAGTATAATCTTGATGAGCCAAACACAAAAAGTGATTACTCTTATAGCAGCTCCTATGAACAGTTTAACGGTGAATTGCCAAATGGACGTCATAAAATTCCTGAGTCACAGTTCTCTGAATTTTCAGCCTCAGTGTTCTCTGGGGCTCTAGAGTCTGTAGCCTGTggttctgctgtttctgaagaaTCAACTGtaactgaaagagaggagagcagCCCATCTCATGACAGGAGCAGAACAGTTTCTGCTTCAAGCACTGGGGATTTGCCAAAAA CAAAAACTCGTGCTGCTGACTTACTGGTGAATCCACTGGACCCAAGAAATGCAGATAAAATTAGAGTTAAAATTGCTGACCTGGGGAATGCCTGCTGGGTG CACAAACACTTCACAGAAGACATCCAGACGAGACAATATAGATCCATAGAGGTTTTGATAGGAGCAGGTTACAGCACTCCTGCTGATATCTGGAGTACAGCATGTATG GCGTTTGAGCTAGCGACTGGAGATTATTTGTTTGAACCACACTCTGGTGAAGACTATTCCAGGGATGAAG ACCACATAGCACACATCATAGAGCTGCTAGGCAATATCCCAAGGCACTTTGCTCTATCTGGAAAATATTCTCGGGAATTCTTCAATCGCAGAG GAGAACTTCGACACATCACCAAGCTGAAACCTTGGAGTCTTTTTGACGTGCTTGTGGAGAAGTACGGTTGGCCTCCTGAAGATGCTGCACAGTTTACAGATTTCCTGATCCCCATGCTAGAAATGGTCCCAGAAAAACGTGCTTCAGCTGGAGAATGCCTTAGGCATCCGTGGCTGAATTCTTAG